A region from the Polaribacter sp. Hel1_33_78 genome encodes:
- a CDS encoding sterol desaturase family protein: MEKYLDAFINAFIGTADWTWKSIILEVPWYTNYFWGLIVISLLVWGLEIVFPWRKQQAIFRRDFWLDAFYMFFNFFAFSIVISGVYKILGILFGEFNITAKSLVIFDMSHWAPWLQLLVFFIILDFVQWFTHVLLHKYPFLWKFHKVHHSVKEMGFAAHLRYHWMENIFYKPLKTFGVMILGGFEPEQAYIVHFITIAIGHFNHANIKITWGIFKYVINNPVMHLYHHAYEVPEGRNGMNYGISLSLWDYIFKTNYVPEDSGNAEIGFKGDDKFPTTFIAQNLYGFKKGQK, from the coding sequence ATGGAAAAATATTTAGATGCATTTATAAATGCTTTTATTGGAACGGCAGATTGGACATGGAAGTCCATAATTCTTGAAGTGCCTTGGTACACAAATTATTTCTGGGGTCTTATTGTAATCTCCCTGCTTGTATGGGGTTTAGAAATTGTCTTTCCCTGGAGAAAACAACAAGCTATATTTAGAAGAGATTTTTGGTTAGATGCATTTTATATGTTTTTTAATTTTTTCGCTTTCTCAATTGTAATTAGCGGAGTTTACAAGATTTTAGGGATATTATTTGGTGAATTTAACATCACTGCTAAAAGTCTCGTTATTTTCGATATGTCACATTGGGCTCCTTGGTTACAATTATTGGTATTCTTTATTATACTTGACTTCGTTCAATGGTTTACCCATGTATTATTGCATAAATACCCTTTCTTATGGAAATTTCATAAAGTGCACCACAGTGTAAAAGAAATGGGCTTTGCTGCGCATTTAAGATACCACTGGATGGAAAACATTTTTTATAAACCACTAAAAACTTTTGGTGTAATGATTCTTGGTGGTTTTGAACCTGAGCAAGCATATATTGTTCATTTTATCACCATTGCCATTGGTCACTTTAATCATGCCAATATTAAAATTACTTGGGGAATCTTTAAATATGTAATAAATAATCCAGTGATGCACTTATATCATCATGCATATGAAGTACCGGAAGGAAGAAATGGAATGAATTATGGAATTAGTCTTAGTCTTTGGGATTATATTTTTAAAACAAACTACGTTCCAGAAGATAGCGGAAACGCAGAAATTGGCTTTAAAGGTGATGATAAATTTCCAACTACTTTTATCGCTCAAAATCTATATGGGTTTAAAAAAGGTCAGAAATAA
- a CDS encoding monoheme cytochrome C, translated as MKDDKEFQKKIKKAEKTAYIAMLFSFIASVLLLFAVYDPSFSIFGNKESKLIYSTIIEDEDKIENGIHIRTGLIDAEGLMTVVNNCTNCHSAKLVVQNKMSTESWNATIKWMQETQNLWDLGSNQEVIVNYLVTNYPPTAKGRRMILTNIDWYTLKN; from the coding sequence ATGAAAGATGATAAAGAGTTTCAAAAAAAAATTAAAAAAGCAGAGAAAACAGCTTATATAGCTATGTTGTTTTCCTTTATAGCTTCTGTTTTACTTCTTTTTGCGGTATACGATCCTTCATTTTCAATTTTTGGAAATAAAGAATCTAAACTTATATATAGTACTATTATTGAAGATGAAGATAAAATTGAAAATGGAATTCATATTAGAACAGGTTTAATAGACGCAGAAGGTTTAATGACGGTTGTTAATAATTGTACGAATTGCCATTCTGCAAAATTAGTCGTTCAAAATAAAATGTCTACTGAGAGTTGGAATGCAACAATTAAATGGATGCAAGAAACACAAAACCTATGGGATTTAGGAAGTAATCAAGAGGTTATTGTAAACTATTTAGTTACAAATTACCCTCCAACTGCAAAAGGTAGGCGTATGATTTTAACAAATATTGACTGGTATACATTAAAAAATTAA
- a CDS encoding sulfite oxidase: MRRRSFIKKTVLSSFTALISAEIVFGSKMLDGYTPLALQDPDPFKMFSKNKEMIILNDKPWNIEAQAHLLDDKITPNSSMFIRNNGTTPEEINPETWTLTIDGESVKNKKTYTLSDLKSKFKHHTYQLTLECGGNGRSEFDPPAKGNQWTIGAVHCASWTGVRLRDVLEDAGIKSNAVYIGYHSTDTHLSGDPKKEPISRGCPLPKALQDETILAFQMNNEAIPLIHGYPLRLIAGGWPASVSGKWVQRISIRNKVHDGTKMTGTAYRVPCNPVAPGEKVKDEDMCIIESMPVKSIITYPKTGALINEGKALNIRGHAWAGELEVVKMEYSIDFGATWTICSVEKPTNRLAWQHFSASINFPKKGYYEVWAKATDTHNIAQPMLLPGWNPKGYLNNACHRIAVKII, from the coding sequence GTGAGAAGAAGATCTTTTATAAAAAAAACCGTTCTAAGTTCTTTTACTGCACTTATAAGCGCAGAAATTGTTTTTGGTTCCAAAATGCTTGACGGCTATACTCCTTTAGCATTGCAAGATCCAGACCCTTTTAAAATGTTCAGTAAGAATAAAGAAATGATTATTTTAAATGACAAACCCTGGAATATTGAAGCGCAAGCTCATTTATTAGATGACAAGATTACACCCAACTCATCTATGTTTATTCGAAATAATGGAACTACCCCAGAAGAAATCAACCCAGAAACTTGGACGCTTACCATTGATGGGGAATCTGTTAAAAACAAAAAAACATATACTCTTAGTGATTTAAAATCCAAATTTAAACACCATACCTATCAATTAACATTAGAATGTGGCGGTAATGGACGAAGTGAATTTGATCCACCAGCAAAAGGGAATCAATGGACTATTGGCGCCGTGCATTGTGCGTCTTGGACGGGTGTGCGCTTACGAGACGTATTAGAAGATGCAGGCATCAAGAGTAATGCTGTTTATATTGGATATCATTCTACAGACACTCATTTAAGTGGAGACCCTAAAAAAGAACCTATTTCTAGAGGCTGCCCATTGCCAAAAGCACTGCAAGATGAAACCATTTTAGCTTTTCAAATGAATAACGAAGCTATTCCACTAATTCACGGATACCCACTACGTTTAATTGCCGGTGGTTGGCCAGCTTCAGTTTCTGGCAAGTGGGTTCAAAGAATTAGTATTCGAAACAAAGTGCATGATGGCACAAAAATGACAGGAACTGCTTATCGAGTACCTTGTAACCCAGTTGCTCCGGGAGAAAAAGTAAAAGATGAAGACATGTGCATTATAGAATCGATGCCTGTTAAATCCATAATCACATACCCTAAAACGGGCGCGCTCATTAACGAAGGAAAAGCTTTAAACATAAGAGGTCATGCCTGGGCTGGAGAACTAGAGGTTGTAAAAATGGAATATTCAATAGATTTTGGAGCAACATGGACCATTTGTTCTGTAGAAAAACCAACAAATCGATTAGCTTGGCAACATTTTTCAGCTTCCATAAATTTTCCAAAAAAAGGGTATTACGAAGTTTGGGCAAAAGCAACAGACACTCATAATATTGCGCAACCCATGCTTTTACCAGGCTGGAACCCGAAAGGGTATTTAAACAATGCTTGTCATAGAATTGCTGTAAAAATTATCTAA
- a CDS encoding dienelactone hydrolase family protein, which produces MKELKKEDISQEVFDLYDDYAHNKMDRKEFLQKLSLYAVGAITLPALLSFISPNYLDSISVKSNDPRLKSEFITYDSPKGGKKIKGLFSILKDTTKKLPGIIVVHENRGLNPYIEDVGRRTALEGFVTLAPDALSPLGGYPGNDDDGRAMQKKRDRNEMLEDFIAAYNYLKTHKDCNGKVGVVGFCFGGWISNMMAVKIPDLAAAVPYYGRQPSQENVVKIKAPLLLQYAGLDKRVNAGWSDFEIALKENNIEHEAHFYANVNHGFHNNTTPRFDKEAAELSWERTITFFNKHLKG; this is translated from the coding sequence ATGAAGGAACTTAAAAAAGAAGACATTAGTCAAGAGGTGTTTGACTTATATGATGACTATGCTCACAACAAAATGGATAGAAAAGAGTTTCTTCAAAAGCTATCTCTATATGCTGTTGGCGCAATCACCCTGCCCGCTTTATTAAGTTTTATTTCTCCAAATTATTTGGACTCTATTAGTGTAAAATCAAATGATCCAAGGCTAAAATCAGAGTTTATTACTTACGATTCTCCAAAAGGAGGAAAAAAAATAAAAGGATTATTTTCTATCTTAAAAGATACTACCAAAAAACTACCTGGCATTATAGTTGTACATGAAAATAGAGGGCTAAATCCTTATATAGAAGATGTCGGTAGAAGAACGGCTTTAGAGGGATTTGTAACTTTGGCTCCAGACGCATTATCGCCTTTAGGCGGATATCCAGGAAATGATGATGACGGGAGAGCAATGCAAAAGAAAAGAGATAGAAATGAAATGTTAGAAGATTTTATTGCTGCCTACAATTACTTAAAAACACACAAAGATTGTAACGGAAAAGTGGGAGTTGTTGGTTTTTGTTTTGGAGGATGGATTTCTAATATGATGGCCGTTAAAATTCCTGATTTAGCTGCAGCTGTTCCTTATTATGGAAGACAACCTTCGCAAGAAAACGTTGTTAAAATTAAAGCTCCTTTATTATTGCAATATGCCGGCTTAGATAAAAGAGTAAATGCTGGTTGGTCAGATTTTGAAATTGCTTTAAAAGAAAACAACATTGAGCATGAAGCTCATTTTTATGCTAATGTAAATCATGGATTTCATAACAATACCACACCAAGATTTGATAAAGAAGCTGCTGAATTATCTTGGGAAAGAACGATCACTTTTTTTAATAAACATTTGAAAGGTTAA